One Chanodichthys erythropterus isolate Z2021 chromosome 10, ASM2448905v1, whole genome shotgun sequence DNA segment encodes these proteins:
- the cryba4 gene encoding beta-crystallin A4, whose protein sequence is MTHHCTKFSGHWKIIVYDEECFQGRHHEFTSECCNVMEFGFESVRSLRVESGAWVGYEHASYQGHQFVLERGEYPQCDAFGGSNAYHIERMTSFRPISCANHRECRMTIYERENFLGRKGELSDDYPSLQAMGWCNNEVGSFRVQSGAFVCYQFPGYRGYQYIMECDRHCGEYKHFKEFGSHCQTPQIQSIRRIQQ, encoded by the exons ATGACTCACCATTGCACCAAGTTCTCTGGCCATTGGAAG ATCATCGTGTACGACGAGGAGTGCTTCCAGGGTCGTCACCATGAGTTCACCTCAGAGTGCTGCAATGTCATGGAGTTCGGTTTCGAATCCGTGCGCTCATTGAGAGTGGAGAGCGGAGC GTGGGTGGGCTACGAGCACGCCTCTTACCAGGGTCACCAGTTTGTGCTGGAGCGCGGAGAGTACCCTCAGTGCGATGCCTTTGGGGGAAGCAATGCTTACCACATCGAGAGAATGACCTCCTTTAGACCCATTTCCTGTGCT AAccacagggagtgcagaatgaCCATCTATGAGAGAGAGAACTTCCTGGGCCGCAAGGGAGAGCTCAGTGACGATTACCCTTCTCTTCAGGCTATGGGATGGTGCAACAACGAAGTGGGTTCTTTCCGTGTTCAGTCCGGAGC GTTTGTGTGCTACCAGTTCCCTGGTTATCGTGGATACCAGTATATCATGGAGTGTGACCGCCACTGTGGGGAGTACAAACACTTCAAGGAGTTTGGTTCCCATTGCCAGACCCCTCAGATCCAGTCCATCCGCCGTATCCAGCAGTAA
- the crybb1 gene encoding beta-crystallin B1, which yields MSQTAKSASNQGTDAKDKGAPAPAATSKASKTGDPGFMGNYRIFLFDQENFQGRMMEVQNECMNVCERGMDRVRSIIVECGPFVAFEQTNFRGEMFILEKGEYPRWDTWSNSYRSDCLMSLRPIRMDPMEHKICLFELSDFKGNKMEIQEDDVPTLWAHGFCDRVGSVRVPGGAWVGYQYPGYRGYQYLFECGDYRHYNEFCAFQPQIQSMRRVRDMQFHQRGCFNLTAAKQ from the exons ATGTCTCAGACCGCCAAGTCCGCCTCCAACCAGGGCACTGATGCCAAGGACAAGGGAGCTCCCGCCCCTGCCGCCACCAGCAAGGCTTCCAAGACCGGAGACCCCGGATTCATGGGTAACTACAGA ATCTTCCTGTTCGACCAGGAGAACTTCCAGGGCAGGATGATGGAGGTCCAGAATGAGTGCATGAACGTTTGTGAACGCGGAATGGACAGAGTCCGCAGTATCATTGTTGAGTGCGGCCC CTTTGTTGCCTTCGAGCAGACTAACTTCCGTGGCGAGATGTTCATCCTGGAGAAGGGCGAGTATCCTCGCTGGGACACCTGGTCAAACAGCTACCGCAGTGATTGTCTCATGTCCCTCAGACCCATCCGCATG GACCCCATGGAGCACAAGATCTGCCTGTTTGAGCTGTCCGACTTCAAGGGCAACAAGATGGAGATCCAGGAGGATGATGTGCCAACCCTGTGGGCGCATGGCTTCTGTGACAGAGTGGGCAGCGTGAGGGTCCCCGGTGGAGC TTGGGTGGGATACCAGTACCCCGGCTACAGAGGATACCAGTATCTGTTTGAGTGCGGCGACTACAGACACTACAACGAGTTTTGCGCCTTCCAGCCTCAGATTCAGTCCATGCGCCGTGTGAGGGACATGCAGTTCCACCAGCGCGGCTGCTTCAATCTGACCGCCGCTAAACAGTGA